In Cyclopterus lumpus isolate fCycLum1 chromosome 9, fCycLum1.pri, whole genome shotgun sequence, a single genomic region encodes these proteins:
- the mtx3 gene encoding metaxin-3 isoform X1 has protein sequence MAAAMELRCWGGDWGLPSVHSESLIVQAYAKFSGAKVKVVPIDWTWKTLTATVPELLCGDSAVQEPTNILNYLRKQRFNADYELTARQGADTMAYIALLEEKLRPALLHTFWVDAENYANLTRPWFASRSPFPLNFLVPSHHANTALSRILLTKGEASLHGITEVEGKIYSDAKECLNLLSYRLGTANYFFGNLPTSLDAFVFGFVAPIYKASLPSSPLQSHLRQLDNLTSFCDNILAVYFSSDRPCPPPPVQETMDANLQKLTQLVNKESNLIEKVLLLSFYRLFAWVHGCIWQMDDNLRSSPQHKPHRPDPKPSLASEQSSTPA, from the exons ATGGCGGCTGCCATGGAGCTAAGATGCTGGGGAGGAGACTGGGGTTTGCCTTCTGTCCACAGCGAGTCTTTAATAGTTCAG gcaTACGCCAAGTTTTCTGGGGCAAAAGTCAAAGTTGTTCCTATTGACTGGACATGGAAAACTCTAACTG CGACAGTCCCAGAGTTGCTGTGTGGCGACTCTGCAGTTCAAGAACCTACAAATATTCTCAACTATCTGAGAAAACAG AGGTTTAATGCTGACTATGAACTGACAGCCAGACAAGGAGCAGACACCATGGCATACATTGCTCTGCTTGAAGAGAAACTACGACCAGCTCTG TTGCACACTTTCTGGGTGGATGCAGAGAACTACGCCAATCTGACACGGCCATGGTTTGCTTCACGCTCGCCATTCCCTCTTAACTTTTTAGTCCCTAGTCACCATGCCAACACTGCCCTCTCCCGCATCCTTCTAACCAAAGGAGAGGCGTCGCTACACGGAATCACTGAGGTCGAGGGAAAG ATCTACAGTGATGCTAAAGAGTGCCTGAATCTCCTCTCATACAGACTGGGAACTGCAAACTACTTCTTTGGCAATTT gCCGACCAGTCTGGACGCCtttgtgtttggttttgtgGCTCCAATCTACAAAGCCAGTCTCCCCAGTAGCCCTCTGCAGAGCCACCTCAGACAGCTCGATAACCTCACAAGCTTCTGTGACAACATCCTCGCAGTCTACTTCAGCTCGGACCGCCCTT GTCCCCCCCCACCTGTTCAGGAAACAATGGATGCCAACCTCCAGAAACTAACTCAGCTAGTAAACAAAGAGTCCAACTTGATAGAGAAGGTGCTTCTGCTTTCCTTTTATCGTCTCTTTGCATGGGTGCATGGTTGCATTTGGCAG ATGGATGACAACCTTCGCAGCAGCCCTCAGCACAAACCCCACAGACCAGACCCCAAACCCAGTCTGGCCAGTGAGCAGAGCTCTACTCCTGCCTAA
- the mtx3 gene encoding metaxin-3 isoform X2, whose protein sequence is MAAAMELRCWGGDWGLPSVHSESLIVQAYAKFSGAKVKVVPIDWTWKTLTATVPELLCGDSAVQEPTNILNYLRKQRFNADYELTARQGADTMAYIALLEEKLRPALLHTFWVDAENYANLTRPWFASRSPFPLNFLVPSHHANTALSRILLTKGEASLHGITEVEGKIYSDAKECLNLLSYRLGTANYFFGNLPTSLDAFVFGFVAPIYKASLPSSPLQSHLRQLDNLTSFCDNILAVYFSSDRPCPPPPVQETMDANLQKLTQLVNKESNLIEKMDDNLRSSPQHKPHRPDPKPSLASEQSSTPA, encoded by the exons ATGGCGGCTGCCATGGAGCTAAGATGCTGGGGAGGAGACTGGGGTTTGCCTTCTGTCCACAGCGAGTCTTTAATAGTTCAG gcaTACGCCAAGTTTTCTGGGGCAAAAGTCAAAGTTGTTCCTATTGACTGGACATGGAAAACTCTAACTG CGACAGTCCCAGAGTTGCTGTGTGGCGACTCTGCAGTTCAAGAACCTACAAATATTCTCAACTATCTGAGAAAACAG AGGTTTAATGCTGACTATGAACTGACAGCCAGACAAGGAGCAGACACCATGGCATACATTGCTCTGCTTGAAGAGAAACTACGACCAGCTCTG TTGCACACTTTCTGGGTGGATGCAGAGAACTACGCCAATCTGACACGGCCATGGTTTGCTTCACGCTCGCCATTCCCTCTTAACTTTTTAGTCCCTAGTCACCATGCCAACACTGCCCTCTCCCGCATCCTTCTAACCAAAGGAGAGGCGTCGCTACACGGAATCACTGAGGTCGAGGGAAAG ATCTACAGTGATGCTAAAGAGTGCCTGAATCTCCTCTCATACAGACTGGGAACTGCAAACTACTTCTTTGGCAATTT gCCGACCAGTCTGGACGCCtttgtgtttggttttgtgGCTCCAATCTACAAAGCCAGTCTCCCCAGTAGCCCTCTGCAGAGCCACCTCAGACAGCTCGATAACCTCACAAGCTTCTGTGACAACATCCTCGCAGTCTACTTCAGCTCGGACCGCCCTT GTCCCCCCCCACCTGTTCAGGAAACAATGGATGCCAACCTCCAGAAACTAACTCAGCTAGTAAACAAAGAGTCCAACTTGATAGAGAAG ATGGATGACAACCTTCGCAGCAGCCCTCAGCACAAACCCCACAGACCAGACCCCAAACCCAGTCTGGCCAGTGAGCAGAGCTCTACTCCTGCCTAA
- the mtx3 gene encoding metaxin-3 isoform X3 encodes MAAAMELRCWGGDWGLPSVHSESLIVQAYAKFSGAKVKVVPIDWTWKTLTATVPELLCGDSAVQEPTNILNYLRKQRFNADYELTARQGADTMAYIALLEEKLRPALLHTFWVDAENYANLTRPWFASRSPFPLNFLVPSHHANTALSRILLTKGEASLHGITEVEGKIYSDAKECLNLLSYRLGTANYFFGNLPTSLDAFVFGFVAPIYKASLPSSPLQSHLRQLDNLTSFCDNILAVYFSSDRPYG; translated from the exons ATGGCGGCTGCCATGGAGCTAAGATGCTGGGGAGGAGACTGGGGTTTGCCTTCTGTCCACAGCGAGTCTTTAATAGTTCAG gcaTACGCCAAGTTTTCTGGGGCAAAAGTCAAAGTTGTTCCTATTGACTGGACATGGAAAACTCTAACTG CGACAGTCCCAGAGTTGCTGTGTGGCGACTCTGCAGTTCAAGAACCTACAAATATTCTCAACTATCTGAGAAAACAG AGGTTTAATGCTGACTATGAACTGACAGCCAGACAAGGAGCAGACACCATGGCATACATTGCTCTGCTTGAAGAGAAACTACGACCAGCTCTG TTGCACACTTTCTGGGTGGATGCAGAGAACTACGCCAATCTGACACGGCCATGGTTTGCTTCACGCTCGCCATTCCCTCTTAACTTTTTAGTCCCTAGTCACCATGCCAACACTGCCCTCTCCCGCATCCTTCTAACCAAAGGAGAGGCGTCGCTACACGGAATCACTGAGGTCGAGGGAAAG ATCTACAGTGATGCTAAAGAGTGCCTGAATCTCCTCTCATACAGACTGGGAACTGCAAACTACTTCTTTGGCAATTT gCCGACCAGTCTGGACGCCtttgtgtttggttttgtgGCTCCAATCTACAAAGCCAGTCTCCCCAGTAGCCCTCTGCAGAGCCACCTCAGACAGCTCGATAACCTCACAAGCTTCTGTGACAACATCCTCGCAGTCTACTTCAGCTCGGACCGCCCTT ATGGATGA
- the thbs4a gene encoding thrombospondin-4a, which produces MDVWARAAALSLVLHQLVLTVTAQGMIYDLLVSPDCLPDLLQGSLKNKGRDEAFLLSSFRLHSKAPTSLYSVINPKDNTKYLEVSVQAKLSKVTIRYQKTDGRSVTTSFKHASLADGRDHHVMLHARGLQGGPPRLNIYVDCGLAHSLDDLPAAFGSLPPGPNKIALRTLQSSAQNELTDLKLVIEDTIDNVATLQDCSMDQSESLQLLSENSLQLAATMQELKSMLSEMKELLHKQIKETTFLRDTIAECLPCGLGGNPTNSGPTPSPAQFVLQPQPLTQCPPGTCFRQNMCIRSESGGFQCAPCPDGYAGDGVHCDDVDECQFNPCYPGVRCVNTAPGFHCEKCPLGYSGPEINGVGVSYAESHKQACDDIDECLGPPKNGGCTANSHCYNTIGSFRCGECNTGFTGDQARGCHGTRLCPNGQPSPCAANAVCVVERDGSISCVCGVGWAGNGYVCGKDTDIDGYPDNKLQCRDNNCKQDNCVFVPNSGQEDADRDGLGDSCDDDADSDGIINIDDNCWLVHNVDQRNSDKDLLGDACDNCRTLENPSQRDTDQDGLGDECDDDIDGDGYKNVLDNCQQVPNADQKDRDNDGVGDACDSCPDVANPNQSDSDDDLVGDTCDDNIDSDGDGHQNTKDNCPTIINSSQLDTDKDGMGDECDDDDDNDGIMDDDDNCRLVANPDQEDTDNNNVGDECEGDFDKDNVIDIIDHCPENAEVSLTDFRAYQTVVLDPEGDSQIDPNWVVLNQGMEIVQTMNSDPGLAVGYKAFSGVDFEGTFHVNTVTDDDYTGFIFGYQDSSSFYVVMWKQTEQTYWQAAPFRAVADPGIQLKVVKSKTGPGEYLRNSLWHTGDTPDQVRLLWKDPRNVGWKDKVSYRWFLQHRPQVGYIRARFFEGSKLVADTNVIIDTSMRGGRLGVFCFSQENIIWSNLKYRCNDTIPADYEDLNAQNTE; this is translated from the exons ATGGATGTGTGGGCCAGAGCAGCGGCTCTGTCTCTGGTGCTGCACCAGCTGGTGCTCACTGTCACAGCTCAAGGCATGA TCTATGACCTGCTGGTGTCTCCAGACTGCCTGCCAGACTTGCTCCAAGGAAGCCTGAAGAACAAAGGGCGAGATGAGgcattcctcctctcttccttcaggCTCCACAGCAAGGCCCCCACCTCTCTCTACAGTGTCATCAACCCCAAAGACAACACCAAGTACCTGGAGGTCAGCGTGCAGGCCAAACTGAGCAAGG TGACCATTCGCTACCAGAAGACTGACGGCAGATCTGTCACAACCAGTTTCAAACACGCTTCCCTGGCAGATGGCCGAGATCACCATGTGATGCTACATGCCAGAGGTCTACAGGGCGGCCCACCCCGCCTCAACATCTATGTAGACTGCGGACTGGCACACAGTTTGGATGATCTGCCTGCTGCGTTTGGGTCACTCCCCCCTGGTCCCAACAAGATTGCACTTAGAACCCTGCAGTCCAGTGCACAG AATGAACTGACAGACTTGAAGCTGGTGATAGAGGACACCATAGACAATGTGGCAACTCTGCAGGACTGCAGCATGGATCAGAGTGAATCTCTGCAGCTTCTGAGTGAGAACAGTTTGCAACTGGCT GCCACCATGCAGGAGCTGAAGAGCATGTTATCTGAGATGAAGGAGCTGCTCCACAAGCAG ATTAAAGAGACAACTTTTCTGAGGGATACTATCGCAGAGTGTCTTCCCTGTG GTCTCGGGGGCAATCCAACCAACTCAGGTCCAACTCCCAGTCCCGCGCAGTTTGTCCTGCAGCCTCAGCCTCTGACTCAGTGCCCACCTGGTACCTGTTTCAGACAGAACATGTGCATCCGTTCAGAGTCCGGGGGGTTTCAGTGTGCCCCCTGTCCTGATGGATATGCAGGAGACGGGGTGCACTGTGACGATGTAGATGAG TGCCAGTTTAATCCATGTTACCCTGGTGTCCGGTGTGTAAACACTGCTCCTGGTTTTCACTGTGAGAAATGCCCTCTGGGATACAGCGGACCAGAGATAAATGGAGTTGGAGTTTCCTATGCTGAGTCCCACAAACAG GCGTGTGACGATATAGATGAGTGTCTGGGCCCGCCAAAGAATGGAGGTTGCACTGCCAACTCGCACTGCTACAACACAATA GGCTCCTTCCGCTGCGGGGAGTGTAATACCGGCTTCACAGGTGACCAGGCGAGAGGCTGCCATGGCACCAGGCTTTGCCCCAACGGTCAACCCAGCCCCTGTGCTGCCAATGCCGTATGTGTCGTGGAGAGAGACGGCAGCATCAGCTGTGTG tgtggcGTTGGTTGGGCAGGTAATGGCTATGTGTGTGGAAAGGACACAGATATTGACGGATACCCTGACAATAAGCTCCAGTGCAGAGACAACAACTGTAAGCAG gataactgtgtctttgtgCCAAACTCTGGCCAAGAGGACGCAGACAGGGACGGGTTGGGTGACTCCTGTGATGACGATGCAGACAGTGATGGCATTATTAACATAGAT GACAACTGTTGGCTCGTACATAACGTGGACCAAAGGAACAGTGATAAGGATCTTCTTGGCGACGCCTGTGACAACTGCAGAACACTTGAAAATCCCTCACAGAGGGACACCGATCAGGATGGGCTGGGAGACGAATGTGATGACGATATAGACGGGGACg GCTATAAGAATGTCCTTGACAACTGCCAGCAAGTCCCCAATGCAGaccagaaagacagagacaacgATGGGGTGGGAGATGCCTGTGACAGTTGTCCGGATGTTGCCAACCCTAATCAg TCTGACTCAGATGATGACCTTGTAGGAGATACCTGTGACGACAACATAGACAG TGACGGTGATGGCCACCAGAACACAAAAGACAACTGTCCCACAATCATCAACTCCTCTCAGCTGGACACTGACAAGGATGGAATG GGAGATGAAtgtgacgatgatgacgataaCGATGGCATAATGGACGATGATGACAACTGCAGACTAGTCGCCAACCCAGACCAAGAGGACACAGATA ATAACAATGTTGGAGACGAATGCGAAGGAGATTTTGACAAAGACAACGTTATTGATATAATTGACCACTGCCCAGAGAACGCTGAAGTCTCCCTGACCGACTTCAGAGCCTATCAAACCGTAGTGCTGGATCCAGAGGGGGACTCTCAGATTGACCCCAACTGGGTGGTCCTGAATCAG GGCATGGAGATAGTTCAGACCATGAACTCTGACCCTGGCCTCGCGGTCG GCTACAAAGCGTTCAGTGGGGTTGACTTTGAGGGAACATTCCACGTTAACACGGTGACGGATGACGACTATACTGGTTTCATCTTTGGCTACCaggactcctcctccttctacgTGGTGATGTGGAAACAGACAGAACAAACCTACTGGCAGGCTGCACCCTTCAGAGCCGTTGCTGATCCGGGAATACAACTCAAG GTAGTTAAGTCGAAGACAGGTCCTGGTGAGTATCTGAGGAACTCCCTCTGGCACACAGGAGACACCCCTGATCAGGTCCGGCTCCTGTGGAAGGACCCCAGGAACGTTGGCTGGAAGGACAAGGTGTCTTACCGCTGGTTCCTGCAGCACAGGCCACAGGTTGGATACATCAG GGCTCGTTTCTTTGAGGGTTCGAAACTGGTGGCGGACACCAACGTGATAATTGATACGAGTATGAGAGGCGGGAGACTGGGCGTGTTCTGCTTCTCTCAGGAAAACATAATCTGGTCAAATCTGAAGTACCGTTGCAACG ACACTATTCCTGCTGACTATGAGGATCTCAATGCCCAAAACACAGAGTGA
- the serinc5 gene encoding serine incorporator 5 isoform X2, producing the protein MCTPCCISQIPFYSEMCEKMNAGENCKTLVGYSAVYKVCFGMACFFFLFAIFTIRINNSTGCRAAVHNGFWLLKFIVLVACCAGAFFIPEEEIFLEVWRYIAATGGFFFLLIQLRLLVEFAHRWNTNWSSGVEYNRLWYAALAFVTLMLFSGAVAALVFMGVFYTDPEACLLNKIFLGINGSLCLIVSLLAISPCIQKLQPTTSLLQPGVISVYVMYLTFSAFTSKPKEFVERNGVNTTVCVFFFNSETESDKKIVTGFGTVILFVCILYSCLTSTTRRSSAALRVCRNSEPATERARCCFCFGDDTDEYDEKHGGGQNVMYDEREGTIYSYSYFHSVFFLGSLYVMMTVTNWFHYDGHKIEKLLDGSWSVFWIKMVSCWVCLVLYIGTLVAPILCPKRFMA; encoded by the exons ATCCCCTTCTACAGTGAGATGTGTGAGAAGATGAATGCAGGGGAGAACTGCAAAACCCTGGTTGGCTACTCTGCCGTCTACAAGGTGTGCTTCGGCATGgcctgcttcttctttttgttcgcCATCTTCACCATACGCATTAACAACAGTACAGGCTGCAGGGCGGCCGTGCATAACGG GTTCTGGTTGCTGAAGTTTATTGTGCTGGTGGCATGCTGCGCTGGAGCTTTCTTCATCCCGGAAGAGGAAATCTTTCTGGAAG TGTGGCGCTACATAGCAGCAACTGGCGGCTTCTTTTTCCTGCTGATCCAGCTCAGGCTGCTGGTGGAGTTTGCACACCGATGGAACACAAACTG GAGTTCAGGGGTGGAGTATAATCGTCTGTGGTACGCGGCTTTGGCCTTCGTAACCCTGATGCTGTTCAGTGGTGCGGTAGCAGCCTTGGTCTTCATGGGTGTGTTCTACACCGACCCCGAGGCCTGTTTACTTAACAAGATCTTCCTGGGCATCAACGGCAGCCTGTGCCTCATTGTCTCCCTGTTGGCCATCTCCCCATGCATACAGAAAC TGCAGCCCACAACCAGCCTGCTGCAGCCAGGAGTCATCAGTGTGTACGTCATGTACCTCACCTTCTCAGCCTTCACCAGCAAACCAAAAGAAT TTGTGGAAAGAAACGGTGTGAACACCaccgtttgtgtgtttttcttcaactCTGAGACGGAAAGCGACAAGAAGATTGTCACTGGTTTTGGAACCGTTATCCTTTTTGTCTGCATCCTTTACTCttg CCTGACGTCCACCACTAGGCGAAGCTCTGCAGCGCTCCGAGTGTGTAGGAACAGTGAGCCAGCGACTGAG AGAGCTCGCTGCTGTTTCTGTTTTGGAGATGACACAG atgagTACGATGAGAAGCATGGTGGAGGCCAAAACGTGATGTATGATGAGAGAGAAGGAACCATCTACAGCTACTCTTACTTCCATTCAGTCTTCTTCCTGGGATCCCTGTATGTCATGATGACCGTCACCAACTGGTTCCA TTATGATGGCCATAAGATTGAGAAGCTGTTAGACGGAAGCTGGTCAGTGTTCTGGATCAAGATGGTCTCCTGCTGGGTCTGTCTCGTCCTCTACATTGGGACCCTTGTCGCTCCCATACTCTGCCCTAAGCGCTTTATGGCTTAA